From the genome of Stanieria cyanosphaera PCC 7437:
GCCATCTGTGGCAATATCCACCGCATATCTTTGAGCAATGAGATGGTTAGCCAGAGCATCTACTAACACTTCATCATCGTCTACCAATAAAAGTCTCATTTAAGTTTTGAGCATAATTTGAGGTCTTTCTTTACTCTAGCAAGCTTAACGGAACACTGGTTCGACGAAATAGTTTTCCGAATTAATTTCAGTTATTATTTAATACAACAATAACTTATCGATCGCAATTTCAATATTAGGAAAGGCTTGAGGCGTTACTATTCCAGATTTATATTCAACTATTTGCAAGTATTTATCTTTACTGGGTTGAGTGTGAATAATTAACTTCTTATTTTTCAGATCGATTACCCAATATTCAGAGATATCATTACGGGCATAAGTTGTAACTTTCTGTTGCAAGTCTTTCTTGAGTGTTCGCTGGGACACCTCAATTAACCAATAAATATCCTCCGCATAGGGATGATGAGTACGATAAATAGTTAGAGGCAATCTAACAATAGCAATATCTGGTTCGGGTTCAGAATTATCTAAAGTAATAGGATGGGACTCTCTAACATGAGCTAATTTAGATAGCTTGTTTCGCAGATAAATAACAATACTCTCATTAGTAAAACTATGCTCGACACCTTCGGGACTCATCTCAACTATATCCCCTTCCAATAACTCCACCTTTTGTCCTTCCAGCACCCCAGAGTCCACCAGTTCGTGCCATTTATCTATCGACCATTTGTAAGTTGTTGAAACCATATTACTAAGCTCATCACTAACTATAAGCTGATTTTAGCCGATCGCTATCAAACCATCGTAAAATAAATTTCCTCATAAGTTCCTCAAATTACTTGCCTATATATATATTTAAGCGAGGTAATTAAGATGTTTAATAAAATTTTAGTAGCAATAGATCGTTCGACAGCAAGTAGGGATGTTTTTGAAACTGCTGTATCTCTGGCAAAAACAACTGGAGCAAGTTTAATGCTGCTGCACATTCTCGCGAATGAATTAAAGCAAGATCCAACTCTGTTTGTCTATTCTGGTATTAGATACAATGTGATGAGCGAACCACTTCTCAAAGCCTATGAAGAACAGTGGCAGAAATTTGAAGAAAAAAGACTAGAATTCTTGCGATCGCTTGTTCGAGAAGCGAAAACAGCAAGAGTTGACGCTGATTTTACCCAATTTTGGGGCAATCCTGGACGCGATATCTGTGATTTAGCTCAAGCATGGTCAGCAGATCTAATCTTGGTCGGTAGCAGAGGTTTAACTGGTATCAAGGAGATGTTTTTGGGTAGTGTGAGTAATTATGTAACCCACCATGCCCCTTGCTCGGTTTTTATTGTGCATAAAACTGGCAATACCTCTCTCTCGGTCAATTATGATTCTCAATCGTTTCAGGACAAGCAAGGAGAATTAACTTCTTTTACTTCTGGAAAATCAACTTTGAGAAAACGTGAATTTGTAGCTAAATCAATTTCTCAGTTGGAAAAAGAACCCCAATCTCCAGCAAAATCTTAACTAAGTTCTTTAAACAACAAAAAAACCAATGTTTTCGGAGAAATAGGAAATGAATCATAATCAATCTATTTGCAAGGTGTGTGGCTATAACATGATTGGCGATATACCTGATGTTTGTCCATTTTGCGGAGCAAACCATGATAAGTTTGTCCCTTGGGATGAGGCACAGCAAATCTATCGAGTAACACCGTATCGCGTCAATGACTACGTTACCCAGTTGCGATCAGTGCCTCGTCTTGGTTTAGAACACGCT
Proteins encoded in this window:
- a CDS encoding Uma2 family endonuclease, coding for MVSTTYKWSIDKWHELVDSGVLEGQKVELLEGDIVEMSPEGVEHSFTNESIVIYLRNKLSKLAHVRESHPITLDNSEPEPDIAIVRLPLTIYRTHHPYAEDIYWLIEVSQRTLKKDLQQKVTTYARNDISEYWVIDLKNKKLIIHTQPSKDKYLQIVEYKSGIVTPQAFPNIEIAIDKLLLY
- a CDS encoding universal stress protein, which translates into the protein MFNKILVAIDRSTASRDVFETAVSLAKTTGASLMLLHILANELKQDPTLFVYSGIRYNVMSEPLLKAYEEQWQKFEEKRLEFLRSLVREAKTARVDADFTQFWGNPGRDICDLAQAWSADLILVGSRGLTGIKEMFLGSVSNYVTHHAPCSVFIVHKTGNTSLSVNYDSQSFQDKQGELTSFTSGKSTLRKREFVAKSISQLEKEPQSPAKS